The sequence AGCGGCGGAACTGGCCAGGGAAATCCTGCAACGTTTGACGGATGCCGCGCTGGCCGAGATCAAAAAGCAGGGCATAGATGCCGAGATTGATAAGCTCGAGTCCGACGCCAAGGCGAAGGTGGAAGCTGAAAAGAGCAGACTGAAAGACGAGGCTGATAGCAAGGTCGACGAGGGAGAAAAAGAAGGCGGAAGACAGGCTCAAGGATATGCTCAGGTAAAATATGAGGTATTGCGGGTTAAATTATTTTTTTTTGGAACCGAAATAGATGCCTCGATTTTGTCGGTTTAATTTGACAACAGTGTTCCGGGCACTGGTGATGTTTGGCGTATTTGGCATAAGTGTCAGCGCTTCTGGCACAGAAAAAGATCCGATCGACTTTTCGCAACTGAAAAATTATGCGATTTTTTCTGAGGCTGCCTACCTGCCCAGATCCCGGGTCGATGAGATCAGCCAATCACACCAGTATTCGCTTACCCATTACAACGATGTCCCGGGATTGGCAGTAAGCTACTATTTATTGACGAATGATAAAACCAAAAGCCAGATTATTGCCGTAAGAGGAACGTTCAATATTGAAAATACCCTTCTGGATATGGATGCCAAACTTGTTACCGATCCGCATGCCGGGGTCCGTCTGCATCGGGGGTTTTCGACGGCTGCAGAGAGAATATACAGGGAAGTCAAATCGTTTTTAAAGCCGGATTATACAATTAGTGGCGCTGGCCACAGTCTGGGTGGTGCGGTTTCCCTGGTATTGGCTATGTATCTGGACCTGGACCAATTCAAGATAGAAAAAGTTGTCACGTTTGGACAACCGA is a genomic window of Thiohalophilus sp. containing:
- a CDS encoding lipase family protein — translated: MFRALVMFGVFGISVSASGTEKDPIDFSQLKNYAIFSEAAYLPRSRVDEISQSHQYSLTHYNDVPGLAVSYYLLTNDKTKSQIIAVRGTFNIENTLLDMDAKLVTDPHAGVRLHRGFSTAAERIYREVKSFLKPDYTISGAGHSLGGAVSLVLAMYLDLDQFKIEKVVTFGQPKVTNIAGAAKFEHLNVYRLVTPDDLVPLVPPIDPMDINDLDIYWHLGKEVILLADTRYAILEGVASMLRVANFTQQPITESNLQNHQMARYVSLLDSKIHAANLVPFEIDLNLFNLFGGGTETQIHQ